The following coding sequences are from one Methanosarcina sp. WWM596 window:
- a CDS encoding STAS/SEC14 domain-containing protein, with amino-acid sequence MIEIIPDLPENVVAAIASGKVTREDYEKVLIPAIEDKIRKYGKIRMLYQLGQNFTGFTHDAMWDDAKVGIWHLTAFEKIAVISDVDWIIDAVKIFKFVIPCPVKTFRNEEFPEAKIWISE; translated from the coding sequence ATGATAGAGATTATACCGGATTTGCCGGAAAACGTCGTTGCAGCTATTGCAAGTGGTAAGGTAACTAGAGAAGATTATGAAAAGGTATTGATTCCTGCAATCGAGGACAAAATACGAAAGTACGGGAAGATTCGTATGCTCTATCAATTGGGCCAGAATTTCACAGGTTTTACCCATGATGCCATGTGGGACGATGCCAAGGTTGGAATATGGCACCTCACTGCATTTGAAAAGATCGCAGTTATCTCAGACGTGGACTGGATAATTGATGCAGTTAAAATATTTAAGTTTGTTATTCCATGTCCGGTGAAAACCTTTAGAAATGAAGAGTTTCCTGAAGCAAAGATCTGGATCAGTGAATGA
- a CDS encoding fasciclin domain-containing protein, translated as MGSKGDEIIKGDEIIGKIKLFGSVLIAMMLISLVLFASGCSQKAPENETKKVVNESENLTKEAEGVPQEILNVVEKSDRNIVQTLADRNFATLVELINVAGLEMTLAEDGIYTVFAPTDEAFDQLPVNAVPALENNTQELNKVLTYHVVAGKILMKNDIENMTSIKTLEGRELAVNVTANGIQVGGANITEADILTSNGVIHQIDKVLIPPQ; from the coding sequence ATGGGATCAAAGGGGGATGAAATTATCAAGGGGGATGAGATTATCGGGAAAATAAAACTTTTCGGTTCTGTGCTTATTGCAATGATGCTTATTTCATTAGTGTTATTCGCTTCCGGCTGTTCTCAAAAGGCACCAGAGAACGAAACTAAAAAAGTGGTAAATGAAAGCGAGAATTTAACAAAAGAAGCTGAAGGTGTTCCACAAGAAATTTTAAATGTCGTGGAAAAAAGTGATAGGAACATTGTGCAAACGTTAGCTGACAGAAACTTCGCAACTCTGGTTGAGCTTATCAACGTTGCGGGGCTTGAGATGACTCTGGCTGAGGATGGAATTTATACTGTTTTTGCTCCAACTGATGAAGCTTTTGACCAACTTCCTGTAAATGCGGTTCCTGCGCTTGAGAACAATACCCAGGAACTGAATAAAGTCTTAACCTACCATGTTGTTGCTGGGAAAATACTGATGAAAAATGATATTGAAAACATGACAAGTATCAAGACACTTGAAGGAAGAGAACTCGCTGTCAATGTGACAGCCAATGGCATTCAGGTTGGAGGCGCAAACATAACAGAAGCGGACATCCTGACCAGCAATGGGGTAATTCATCAAATAGATAAGGTGTTAATCCCACCGCAGTGA